The following are from one region of the Candidatus Amarolinea dominans genome:
- a CDS encoding glycosyltransferase family 4 protein produces the protein MHIVFDMTFPARNRSGVGVYGRELLAALRREAPPEFEIEEFCAAGPASKPDMLRKLADGAAFMAGVELGLPLHLWRRRPDLLHAPAFIAPLLPLGCRLVITCHDTILEDGWQAFHPAWRLFHRLSLRRGLRQAAAILTPSQQAARDLARVYGVGAAHLHVIPHGCNPIFRPVAAEGIAAVLTRLGVRAPFILNVGAQVERKNLVRLLEAFAQVRRGRGRSGLTLVLVGPPGNASLRVQQTSARLDLHDPVTWLPAVTDGELAALYSGAAAFAFPSLAEGFGLPILEAQACGAVVVTSDRGAMAEVAGGAALLADPTRVDALAEALEQALGDQALAAHLREQGMQRAATFTWERCAQATLAVYQQVTA, from the coding sequence ATGCACATCGTCTTCGATATGACTTTTCCGGCGCGTAACCGCAGCGGCGTGGGCGTCTACGGTCGCGAGCTGCTGGCCGCTCTGCGTCGCGAGGCGCCACCTGAATTCGAGATCGAAGAATTCTGCGCGGCCGGCCCCGCCTCGAAGCCGGACATGCTGCGCAAACTGGCCGATGGCGCGGCTTTCATGGCCGGCGTCGAGCTGGGGTTGCCTCTGCACCTGTGGCGACGCCGCCCTGACCTGCTGCACGCACCGGCGTTTATTGCGCCGCTGCTGCCCCTGGGCTGTCGCCTGGTCATCACCTGTCATGACACGATCCTGGAGGATGGCTGGCAGGCGTTCCACCCGGCCTGGCGCCTGTTTCACCGCCTGTCCCTGCGTCGGGGTCTGCGCCAGGCTGCAGCCATCCTGACCCCCTCACAGCAGGCGGCGCGCGATCTGGCCCGAGTCTACGGCGTGGGCGCGGCGCATCTGCACGTCATCCCGCACGGCTGCAACCCCATCTTCCGGCCTGTGGCCGCAGAGGGCATCGCGGCCGTGTTGACGCGCCTGGGGGTGCGTGCGCCGTTCATCCTGAACGTGGGCGCGCAGGTGGAGCGCAAGAACCTGGTGCGCCTGCTGGAGGCGTTTGCGCAGGTGCGGCGCGGGCGCGGGCGGTCGGGCCTGACCCTGGTGCTGGTCGGCCCGCCCGGCAACGCCAGCCTGCGCGTGCAGCAGACCAGCGCCCGGCTCGACCTGCATGACCCCGTGACCTGGCTGCCTGCGGTGACGGATGGCGAACTGGCTGCGCTCTACAGCGGCGCCGCGGCCTTTGCCTTTCCATCGCTGGCCGAAGGTTTTGGCCTGCCCATCCTGGAGGCGCAGGCGTGCGGCGCGGTGGTGGTCACCAGCGATCGCGGCGCGATGGCCGAAGTGGCCGGCGGCGCGGCGCTGCTGGCCGATCCGACCCGTGTGGATGCGCTGGCGGAGGCTTTGGAGCAGGCGCTGGGCGATCAGGCGCTGGCCGCGCATCTGCGTGAGCAGGGGATGCAGCGGGCCGCGACCTTTACCTGGGAACGCTGCGCGCAGGCGACCCTGGCGGTTTATCAACAGGTGACCGCATGA
- a CDS encoding peptidylprolyl isomerase, which produces MAKQWSTPPAMKIDVKKNYTATIVTNRGTIEVALSAQYAPKTVNNFVFLARDGFYDGVSFHRVISNFMIQGGDPTGSGSGGPGYRFEDETRGNPLKHETGVISMANAGPNTNGSQFFITHSPQSHLNGMHTVFGKVVKGMDVVNAIRQGDVMSSVTITEA; this is translated from the coding sequence ATGGCGAAGCAGTGGAGCACCCCCCCGGCGATGAAGATTGATGTCAAGAAAAATTACACGGCAACCATCGTCACCAACCGGGGCACGATCGAGGTAGCCCTGTCCGCGCAGTACGCGCCTAAGACGGTCAACAATTTCGTTTTCCTGGCGCGCGACGGTTTTTATGATGGCGTCTCGTTTCACCGGGTCATCAGCAATTTCATGATCCAGGGCGGCGATCCCACCGGCAGCGGGAGTGGCGGGCCGGGTTACCGCTTCGAGGATGAAACGCGCGGCAACCCACTCAAGCACGAGACCGGCGTCATCTCGATGGCGAATGCGGGGCCGAACACCAACGGCAGCCAGTTCTTCATCACGCACTCGCCGCAGTCGCACCTGAACGGCATGCATACCGTCTTCGGCAAGGTCGTCAAAGGCATGGACGTCGTCAACGCCATTCGTCAGGGCGACGTGATGTCGAGCGTCACCATCACCGAGGCGTAG
- a CDS encoding helix-turn-helix domain-containing protein, whose protein sequence is MPDPDASLLVQEIGQYIRWLRLRQGLSAQELACQLDYDPSVVSKVERGQHISPTFIDKLLTSDALSLDDDMRAHLRTYRQALIEAKRFHRQQGLDLIPRPGPEAPDAATPNALPASITAAASEPAPAESPPPLPVATVALLPPALVAITRARWYPAWQTYQPALRSRRVLALVISSGLILLFSVALLRSYNPFGRYVLGALNFDLACQQQFPGLTDGRSAVLLNPHNPFSWRCPYQFTMGEMTREGDMDTNVACREQYGSLSAWSELRDQQDARSWYCADSLPPKGSVAAQK, encoded by the coding sequence ATGCCCGATCCAGATGCTAGTCTTCTCGTGCAGGAAATTGGTCAGTACATCCGTTGGCTACGTCTGCGCCAGGGTCTGTCGGCCCAGGAGTTGGCATGCCAGCTCGATTATGACCCTTCGGTTGTGTCCAAAGTAGAACGCGGCCAGCACATCAGCCCAACCTTCATTGATAAACTGCTGACGTCCGATGCCCTCAGTCTCGATGATGATATGCGCGCACATCTGCGCACCTATCGCCAGGCGCTGATCGAGGCCAAGCGCTTCCACCGCCAGCAGGGGTTGGATCTGATCCCAAGACCAGGCCCGGAAGCACCCGACGCCGCCACGCCCAATGCGTTGCCAGCCTCGATCACGGCAGCGGCCTCTGAACCGGCGCCGGCCGAATCGCCCCCTCCCTTGCCGGTCGCCACGGTCGCACTGCTACCTCCCGCGCTGGTCGCCATCACGCGGGCACGGTGGTATCCTGCCTGGCAAACATATCAGCCTGCATTGCGCAGTCGTCGTGTTCTAGCGTTGGTAATAAGCAGCGGGTTGATTCTGTTGTTCAGCGTGGCTCTACTGCGAAGTTACAATCCGTTCGGGCGCTACGTGCTGGGTGCATTGAATTTCGACCTGGCCTGCCAGCAACAGTTTCCTGGCCTGACAGACGGCAGGTCAGCAGTTCTCTTGAATCCACACAACCCCTTCAGTTGGCGCTGTCCCTATCAATTCACGATGGGTGAAATGACCCGTGAGGGCGACATGGACACCAACGTCGCCTGCCGGGAACAGTATGGTTCCCTGTCGGCCTGGTCAGAGCTCCGTGATCAGCAGGACGCCCGCTCGTGGTACTGCGCTGATTCCTTGCCTCCGAAAGGGAGTGTTGCAGCGCAGAAGTGA